A stretch of the Fusobacterium varium genome encodes the following:
- the dxr gene encoding 1-deoxy-D-xylulose 5-phosphate reductoisomerase: MKRIVVLGSTGSIGTNALEVIRNAKKKFKVAALSGHKNHKLLLEQIREFTPEYVTVGTEEGYKEIKSEFPNMKIFLGDEGLKELAMLKDYDILLTAVSGAIGIEATVEGIKNSKRIALANKETMVAAGSYINRLLAEYPKSEIIPVDSEHSAIFQSLLGGKKNEVEKIIITASGGTFRGKKKEELKKVKVEDALKHPNWSMGKKITIDSSSLVNKGLEVIEAHELFGVDYDHIDVLIHPQSVIHSMVQFKDKAVIAQLGAPDMKLPIQYAFTYPKREANIVFETLDFMKISALTFEKVDNETFKGVELAYRAGRTGKSMPAVFNAANEVAVELFMKGKIGFLTIYEIIEKSMNRHEPVEINSVETVKSVDKETRNWVYIEYGK; this comes from the coding sequence GTGAAAAGAATAGTTGTATTAGGATCTACTGGTAGTATAGGAACTAATGCTTTAGAAGTAATAAGAAATGCAAAGAAAAAATTTAAAGTAGCAGCTTTGAGTGGGCATAAAAATCATAAACTGCTTTTGGAGCAGATAAGAGAATTTACTCCAGAATATGTGACAGTTGGAACAGAAGAGGGATATAAGGAAATAAAGTCAGAATTTCCAAATATGAAAATATTTTTAGGAGATGAAGGACTTAAAGAATTAGCCATGTTGAAAGATTATGATATACTTCTCACTGCTGTCAGCGGGGCTATAGGAATAGAAGCCACTGTAGAAGGAATAAAAAACAGCAAAAGGATAGCACTTGCTAATAAAGAAACTATGGTAGCTGCTGGCTCATATATAAATCGCCTTTTGGCAGAGTATCCAAAATCTGAAATAATTCCTGTAGACAGTGAGCATTCAGCCATATTTCAATCTCTATTAGGAGGGAAGAAAAATGAAGTTGAAAAAATAATAATAACTGCCAGTGGAGGAACTTTCAGGGGAAAGAAAAAAGAGGAATTGAAAAAAGTAAAAGTAGAAGATGCTTTAAAACATCCAAATTGGTCTATGGGTAAAAAAATAACTATAGATTCATCTTCTCTTGTAAATAAAGGACTTGAAGTAATTGAAGCTCATGAATTATTTGGAGTGGATTATGATCATATAGATGTTTTAATACATCCTCAAAGTGTGATACATTCAATGGTTCAGTTCAAAGACAAAGCAGTAATAGCACAGCTTGGAGCACCTGATATGAAACTTCCTATTCAATATGCCTTTACTTATCCTAAGAGAGAAGCTAATATTGTATTTGAAACACTTGATTTTATGAAAATATCTGCTCTCACATTTGAAAAGGTAGATAATGAAACCTTCAAAGGAGTGGAGCTTGCTTATAGGGCAGGAAGAACAGGAAAATCTATGCCAGCAGTATTTAATGCAGCGAATGAAGTGGCAGTGGAATTATTCATGAAAGGGAAAATAGGGTTTCTTACTATATATGAAATAATAGAAAAGTCTATGAATAGACATGAACCAGTTGAGATTAATAGCGTAGAAACAGTTAAAAGTGTAGATAAAGAAACAAGAAACTGGGTATATATAGAGTATGGAAAATAA
- a CDS encoding putative CDP-diglyceride synthase has product MLSRIMVAIVGIPLLIYILYHGGFPLLLFVNVIVGMGAYEFYNMAEMGGKKPHKVAGIIGALLIPNVLFFNELGTLSIDVTGLLAFFVIFLIGYRVLENKVENASVDIGETVLGALYISVLFSHVILISFLPNGGKWLLTAQIMVWVCDSFAYFTGMAIGRKIFNRGFSSISPKKSIEGSIGGTVFTIISLYLLEKYFNLLNNGELGMTNIVIIGIFISIIAQIGDLGESMFKREFKVKDSGSILKGHGGILDRFDSMLFVAPTVYYLLKFIVL; this is encoded by the coding sequence ATGCTTAGTAGAATAATGGTAGCCATAGTGGGGATACCACTGCTTATCTACATATTATATCATGGAGGTTTTCCTTTGCTTCTCTTTGTAAATGTAATTGTAGGCATGGGAGCTTATGAATTTTATAATATGGCAGAAATGGGAGGAAAAAAACCTCATAAGGTAGCAGGAATAATAGGAGCTTTGCTTATTCCTAATGTATTATTTTTTAATGAATTAGGAACTTTGTCAATAGATGTAACAGGACTTTTGGCTTTTTTTGTTATATTTCTAATTGGATATAGAGTATTGGAGAATAAGGTAGAAAATGCAAGTGTTGATATAGGGGAAACTGTTTTAGGAGCATTATATATTTCAGTACTTTTTTCTCATGTAATATTGATAAGTTTTCTTCCAAATGGCGGAAAATGGCTCTTAACAGCTCAAATAATGGTTTGGGTATGTGATAGTTTTGCATATTTTACAGGAATGGCTATAGGAAGAAAAATATTTAATAGAGGTTTCAGCAGTATAAGTCCTAAAAAATCTATTGAAGGCTCAATAGGAGGAACAGTATTTACAATAATTTCTCTTTATTTACTTGAGAAGTATTTTAATCTGCTTAATAATGGTGAACTTGGAATGACTAATATAGTAATAATAGGAATATTTATTAGTATAATAGCTCAAATTGGTGATTTAGGTGAGTCTATGTTTAAAAGAGAATTTAAGGTAAAGGATTCAGGAAGTATTCTTAAAGGGCATGGAGGAATATTAGATAGATTTGATAGTATGCTTTTTGTAGCACCTACTGTTTATTATCTTTTGAAATTTATAGTTTTATAA
- a CDS encoding putative undecaprenyl pyrophosphate synthase: MESRIPSHIAIIMDGNGRWAEKRGLPRTLGHKEGANALRKIITYAGKIGVGYLTVYAFSTENWKRSKDEVDALMFLFKTYLKNEEKNIMKNNVRFLVSGRKEGVSPSLLEAIKKLEDKSRDNTGLTLNIAFNYGGRAEITDAVNSILKSGIEHIDEENFSKYLYNDIPDPELLVRTSGELRISNFLLWQIAYSEIYITDALWPDFDEKELDKAIQSYNERDRRFGGVKNA; the protein is encoded by the coding sequence GTGGAGTCAAGAATTCCAAGTCATATAGCAATAATCATGGATGGAAATGGTAGATGGGCAGAGAAAAGAGGGTTACCTAGGACATTAGGCCATAAAGAAGGGGCTAATGCACTAAGAAAGATAATAACTTATGCAGGAAAGATTGGAGTTGGATATCTTACTGTTTATGCTTTTTCAACAGAAAACTGGAAGAGAAGTAAAGATGAAGTTGATGCTTTAATGTTTCTCTTTAAAACATATTTAAAAAATGAAGAAAAAAATATAATGAAAAATAATGTAAGATTTTTGGTATCAGGGAGAAAAGAAGGAGTAAGTCCATCACTTTTGGAAGCTATAAAAAAACTAGAAGATAAGAGTAGGGATAATACGGGGCTTACATTAAATATAGCATTTAATTATGGTGGGAGAGCAGAAATAACAGATGCTGTAAATTCTATTCTTAAATCAGGAATAGAGCATATAGATGAAGAAAATTTTTCCAAATATTTATATAATGATATACCTGATCCAGAATTGCTGGTAAGAACAAGTGGAGAATTGAGAATATCAAACTTTTTATTGTGGCAGATAGCATACTCAGAAATATATATCACAGATGCATTATGGCCTGACTTTGATGAAAAGGAATTGGATAAAGCTATACAGAGTTACAATGAAAGAGACAGAAGATTTGGAGGAGTAAAAAATGCTTAG
- the frr gene encoding ribosome recycling factor encodes MTGQDVVKLCNEKMEKAIEATKHKFTSIRAGRANVSMLDNVKVEQYGSDMPLNQVGSVSAPEARLLVIDPWDKSLISKIEKAIMAANLGLTPNNDGKVIRLVMPELTAERRKEYVKMAKTEAENGKVAVRNIRKDGNNDLKKLSKDKENPISEDEVKTLEAEIQKITDAHIKAIDDLFAKKEKEITTV; translated from the coding sequence ATGACAGGACAAGATGTAGTTAAATTATGTAATGAAAAAATGGAAAAAGCAATAGAAGCAACAAAACATAAATTTACTTCTATTAGAGCTGGAAGAGCTAATGTTTCAATGCTTGACAATGTAAAAGTTGAACAATATGGATCAGATATGCCTTTAAATCAAGTAGGGTCAGTTTCTGCTCCAGAAGCTAGATTACTAGTTATTGATCCATGGGATAAATCTCTTATTTCTAAAATAGAAAAAGCTATCATGGCTGCAAATCTAGGACTTACACCAAATAATGATGGTAAAGTTATCAGACTTGTAATGCCTGAACTTACTGCTGAAAGAAGAAAAGAATATGTAAAAATGGCTAAAACAGAAGCTGAAAATGGAAAAGTAGCAGTAAGAAATATCAGAAAAGATGGAAATAATGACCTTAAAAAACTTTCTAAAGATAAGGAAAACCCAATTTCTGAAGATGAAGTAAAAACTTTAGAAGCTGAAATTCAAAAAATAACTGATGCGCACATTAAAGCAATAGATGATCTTTTTGCTAAAAAAGAAAAAGAAATCACAACTGTTTAA
- the pyrH gene encoding uridylate kinase: MEKPFYKRVLLKLSGEALMGDQEFGISSDVIYSYARQIKEIVDLGVEVSIVIGGGNIFRGISGATQGVDRVTGDHMGMLATVINSLALQNAIEKLGVPTRVQTAIEMPKIAEPFIKRKAQRHLEKGRVVIFGAGTGNPYFTTDTAAALRAIEMNTEAVLKATKVDGIYDKDPVKYADAVKYNVVTYTEVLNKDLKVMDATAISLCRENKLPIVVFNSLEEGNIKKVIMGEKIGTVVVAD, translated from the coding sequence ATGGAGAAGCCTTTTTATAAAAGAGTTTTGTTAAAACTTAGTGGTGAAGCTCTAATGGGAGATCAGGAATTTGGAATATCTTCAGATGTAATATATTCATATGCAAGACAGATAAAAGAAATTGTTGATCTTGGTGTAGAAGTTTCTATAGTTATTGGTGGAGGAAACATATTCAGAGGGATATCTGGGGCTACTCAAGGAGTAGATAGAGTTACTGGGGACCATATGGGTATGCTTGCTACAGTTATCAATTCACTTGCTTTACAAAATGCAATAGAGAAGCTTGGAGTACCTACAAGAGTACAAACAGCCATAGAGATGCCTAAAATCGCTGAACCTTTCATTAAAAGAAAAGCTCAAAGACATTTGGAAAAAGGAAGAGTTGTAATATTTGGAGCAGGAACAGGAAATCCTTATTTTACAACTGATACTGCAGCAGCTTTGAGAGCTATTGAAATGAACACTGAAGCAGTTTTGAAAGCTACAAAAGTTGATGGTATTTATGATAAAGATCCTGTAAAATATGCAGATGCAGTTAAATATAATGTTGTAACTTACACAGAAGTTTTAAATAAAGATTTAAAGGTAATGGATGCTACAGCTATCTCTTTATGCAGAGAAAATAAATTACCAATTGTTGTTTTTAATTCTCTTGAAGAAGGAAACATAAAAAAAGTTATAATGGGAGAAAAAATAGGAACAGTCGTAGTGGCTGACTAA
- the tsf gene encoding Elongation factor Ts → MAEITASLVKELRERTGAGMMDCKKALMEMNGDMDKAIDYLREKGIAKAVKKAGRIAAEGLVFDGVSADHKMAVLIEFNSETDFVAKNIEFKEFGKKLAQIAIDNKATTVDALNAAEFAPGKTVAVAVTDLIAKIGENMNIRRIHETIAKDGFVATYSHLGGKLGVIVEMTGEPTEENLTKAKDIAMHAAAMDPKYLDSSEVTTTDLEHEKEIARKQLEAEGKPAQIIEKILIGKMNKFYEENCLVDQIYVRAENKETVAKFAAPLKVVSFARYKVGDGIEKKEEDFAAEVAAQIKG, encoded by the coding sequence ATGGCAGAAATAACAGCTAGCTTAGTTAAAGAACTAAGAGAGAGAACTGGTGCTGGAATGATGGATTGTAAAAAAGCACTAATGGAAATGAATGGAGATATGGATAAAGCCATAGACTATTTAAGAGAAAAAGGAATTGCAAAAGCAGTTAAAAAAGCAGGAAGAATTGCAGCAGAAGGATTAGTATTTGATGGAGTATCAGCTGATCACAAAATGGCAGTATTAATCGAATTTAACTCTGAAACTGACTTTGTTGCTAAAAACATAGAATTTAAAGAATTTGGTAAAAAATTAGCTCAAATAGCTATAGATAATAAAGCAACTACTGTAGATGCTTTAAATGCTGCTGAATTTGCACCAGGAAAAACTGTTGCTGTGGCAGTAACTGATTTAATTGCTAAAATTGGTGAAAACATGAATATCAGAAGAATTCATGAAACTATTGCTAAAGATGGATTTGTTGCAACATACAGCCATTTAGGAGGAAAACTAGGAGTTATTGTTGAAATGACTGGAGAACCTACTGAAGAAAATCTAACTAAAGCTAAAGATATAGCTATGCATGCTGCAGCTATGGACCCTAAATATTTAGACTCATCTGAAGTTACAACTACAGATTTAGAGCATGAAAAAGAAATTGCTAGAAAGCAATTAGAAGCTGAAGGAAAACCAGCTCAAATCATAGAAAAAATATTAATTGGAAAAATGAATAAATTCTATGAAGAAAACTGTTTAGTAGATCAAATCTATGTAAGAGCAGAAAATAAAGAAACTGTTGCTAAATTTGCAGCACCTCTTAAAGTTGTATCTTTTGCTAGATATAAAGTTGGAGATGGAATCGAGAAAAAAGAAGAAGATTTCGCAGCAGAAGTTGCAGCTCAAATCAAAGGATAA
- the rpsB gene encoding 30S ribosomal protein S2: MAVITMKQLLEAGVHFGHQAKRWNPKMAKYIFTERNGIHVIDLHKSLKKIEEAYAVIREIAENGGKVLFVGTKKQAQEAVKEQAERSGMYYVNNRWLGGMLTNFATIKTRIERLKELEKMEADGTLDTAYTKKEAANFRKELVKLSKNLSGIKDMKDVPQAIFIVDCKKETLAIVEAANLGIPVFAMIDTNVDPDLVTYPIPANDDAIRSVKLISSVIANAIIEGNQGKEVKEVASEEINVEEGSAE; the protein is encoded by the coding sequence ATGGCAGTAATAACAATGAAACAATTATTAGAAGCTGGAGTTCACTTTGGACACCAAGCAAAAAGATGGAATCCAAAAATGGCTAAATACATCTTTACTGAGAGAAATGGAATCCATGTAATCGATTTACACAAATCTTTAAAGAAAATTGAGGAAGCTTATGCAGTTATTAGAGAAATCGCTGAAAATGGTGGAAAAGTTCTATTTGTAGGAACTAAAAAACAAGCTCAAGAAGCTGTAAAAGAACAAGCTGAAAGATCTGGAATGTACTATGTAAATAACAGATGGCTTGGAGGAATGCTAACTAACTTCGCTACTATCAAAACAAGAATTGAAAGATTAAAAGAATTAGAAAAAATGGAAGCAGATGGAACTTTAGATACTGCTTATACTAAAAAAGAAGCAGCTAACTTCAGAAAAGAATTAGTTAAACTTTCTAAAAATCTTTCTGGAATTAAAGATATGAAAGATGTTCCTCAAGCTATATTTATTGTAGACTGTAAAAAAGAAACTCTAGCAATCGTTGAAGCAGCTAACTTAGGAATACCTGTATTTGCAATGATCGATACAAATGTAGATCCTGATTTAGTAACTTATCCAATTCCAGCTAATGATGACGCTATAAGATCAGTAAAACTTATATCTTCAGTTATTGCTAATGCAATTATTGAAGGAAATCAAGGTAAAGAAGTTAAAGAAGTAGCTTCTGAAGAAATCAATGTAGAAGAAGGATCAGCTGAGTAA
- a CDS encoding nicotinamidase/pyrazinamidase, which produces MKALILVDIQRDFCKNGALEVKDGDAVVPIANKLIESFQKNKDMIIGTKDWHPSSHKSFAVNSNKKIGEAGKLNGLYQVWWPVHCVQNETGAKFHSELHPIENIIYKGENPEIDSYSAFFDNGKKYKTSLDDILKKNNIDTLYIMGLATDYCVKFTVLDALELGYKVYLIEDGCRGVNISFDDSEKAVNEMKNRGAVIINSNNI; this is translated from the coding sequence ATGAAAGCATTAATTTTAGTTGATATACAAAGAGATTTTTGTAAAAATGGAGCTTTGGAAGTCAAAGATGGAGATGCAGTAGTGCCTATTGCAAATAAGTTGATAGAATCTTTTCAAAAAAATAAAGATATGATAATTGGGACAAAAGATTGGCACCCATCTTCTCATAAAAGCTTTGCTGTAAATTCAAATAAAAAAATAGGTGAAGCAGGTAAATTGAATGGTCTTTACCAAGTATGGTGGCCTGTTCATTGTGTTCAAAATGAAACTGGAGCTAAATTTCATTCTGAACTTCATCCAATAGAAAATATAATATATAAGGGAGAGAATCCTGAAATTGATTCATACAGTGCCTTTTTTGATAATGGAAAAAAATATAAAACATCTCTAGATGATATTTTGAAGAAAAACAATATTGATACTCTTTATATAATGGGGCTTGCCACTGATTATTGTGTGAAATTTACTGTATTGGATGCTCTTGAATTGGGTTATAAAGTGTATTTAATAGAAGACGGATGCAGAGGAGTTAATATATCTTTTGATGATTCTGAAAAAGCTGTAAATGAAATGAAAAATAGGGGTGCTGTTATAATCAACAGTAATAATATATGA
- a CDS encoding putative transposase, whose protein sequence is MFFFYDRDLLTKLAYAVNDVFKYQFHNIKAKNQRIHKISKYSSKYFTNSDIIHYGLITVIHTFGRDLKWNPHIHAIVTLGGFNKNFQFLEKKYFHVNSIAGQWKKMVIDIVKSGNYDKPEIKAKAYAAANYLYRKNTRFFFNVAKNDLNNNIYAIKYIGRYLSRAPIAEYKIVDFYDNKVTFYYESLADDKQRIELTLDVETFLSKLIIHIPPKHFKMIRRFGIYSRNIKSELKNIMKFMRKYVSKYSNSTFYQLEIWNAFGVNPFYCFKCNARMKVKKISYFNIHTGSICWKEYR, encoded by the coding sequence ATGTTTTTCTTCTATGATAGAGACCTTTTAACTAAGCTTGCTTATGCTGTTAATGATGTTTTTAAATATCAATTTCATAACATTAAAGCAAAAAATCAAAGAATTCATAAAATTTCAAAATATTCCTCTAAATACTTTACTAACTCAGATATCATTCATTATGGATTGATTACTGTTATTCATACCTTTGGGCGCGATCTTAAATGGAACCCTCATATTCATGCTATTGTTACTTTAGGTGGATTCAATAAAAACTTCCAATTTCTTGAAAAAAAATATTTTCATGTCAATTCCATTGCTGGACAATGGAAAAAAATGGTTATTGATATTGTTAAATCTGGAAATTATGACAAGCCTGAAATTAAAGCTAAAGCTTATGCTGCTGCTAACTACCTTTATCGCAAAAATACAAGATTCTTTTTCAATGTTGCAAAAAATGATTTAAATAATAATATTTATGCAATTAAATATATTGGCAGATATCTGTCAAGAGCTCCTATCGCAGAATATAAAATTGTTGATTTCTATGATAATAAGGTTACTTTCTATTATGAAAGTCTTGCTGATGATAAACAAAGAATTGAGCTTACTTTAGATGTGGAAACATTTCTTTCCAAATTAATTATTCACATTCCCCCTAAACATTTCAAAATGATTAGGCGCTTTGGAATCTATTCTAGAAATATTAAATCAGAACTTAAAAACATCATGAAATTCATGAGAAAATATGTCTCTAAATATTCCAATTCTACTTTTTATCAACTTGAAATATGGAACGCTTTTGGAGTAAATCCTTTTTATTGTTTTAAATGTAATGCCAGAATGAAAGTTAAAAAAATATCATATTTTAATATACATACAGGCTCCATTTGCTGGAAAGAATATCGCTAA
- the cspB gene encoding Cold shock protein CspB — protein sequence MLKGTVKWFNKEKGFGFLTSEDGADYFVHFTGIVGEGFRTLEEGQEVTFEVSEGKKGPMAVEVSAK from the coding sequence ATGCTAAAAGGTACAGTTAAATGGTTTAACAAAGAAAAAGGATTTGGATTTTTAACAAGTGAAGATGGAGCAGATTATTTTGTACACTTCACTGGAATCGTTGGAGAAGGATTCAGAACTTTAGAAGAAGGTCAAGAAGTAACTTTTGAAGTATCAGAAGGGAAAAAAGGACCTATGGCAGTAGAGGTTTCTGCTAAATAG
- the rplQ gene encoding 50S ribosomal protein L17, which produces MNHNKSYRKLGRRADHRKAMLKNLTISLLSAEKIETTVTRAKELRKFAERMITFGKKNTLASRRNAFAFLRNEEVVAKIFNELAPKYAERNGGYTRIIKTSVRKGDSAEMAIIELV; this is translated from the coding sequence ATGAATCACAATAAGTCATATAGAAAGTTAGGAAGAAGAGCTGACCACAGAAAAGCTATGCTAAAAAACTTAACTATATCTTTACTAAGTGCTGAAAAGATAGAAACTACTGTTACTAGAGCAAAAGAATTAAGAAAATTTGCTGAAAGAATGATAACTTTTGGTAAGAAAAATACTTTGGCTTCTAGAAGAAATGCTTTTGCTTTCCTAAGAAATGAAGAAGTTGTTGCTAAAATATTCAATGAACTAGCTCCAAAATATGCTGAGAGAAATGGTGGATACACTAGAATCATCAAAACATCTGTTAGAAAAGGTGACTCAGCTGAAATGGCTATAATTGAATTAGTTTAA
- the rpoA gene encoding DNA-directed RNA polymerase subunit alpha has product MLKIEKHARGINITEVKESEFKGQYIVEPLYRGYGHTVGNALRRVLLSSIPGAAIKGVRIDGVLSEFSVMDGIKEAVTEIILNIKEIVVKAESTGERKMTLSVKGPKIVTAADIIPDVGIEIVNPEQVICTITTDRELDMEFLVDTGEGFVVSEEIERKDWAVDYIAVDAIYTPIRKVSYSVQDTMVGRMTDFDKLTLDIETDGSIEIRDALSYAVELLKLHFDPFLELGNKMENLRVEAEEEEENPVSHAKDDNILNTKIEELDLTVRSFNCLKKAGIEEVSQLAKLSLNELLKIKNLGRKSLDEILEKMKELGYDLSQNGSPE; this is encoded by the coding sequence ATGTTAAAAATTGAAAAACATGCAAGGGGTATTAATATTACCGAAGTAAAAGAGAGTGAATTTAAAGGACAATATATTGTTGAACCTTTATATAGAGGCTATGGGCATACTGTTGGTAATGCTTTGAGAAGAGTTTTACTTTCTTCTATCCCAGGAGCTGCTATTAAAGGAGTAAGAATTGATGGTGTTTTAAGCGAATTTTCTGTTATGGATGGAATAAAAGAAGCTGTAACTGAAATAATCCTTAATATAAAAGAAATCGTTGTTAAAGCCGAGAGTACTGGAGAAAGAAAAATGACTCTTTCTGTTAAAGGACCAAAAATAGTAACAGCCGCTGATATAATACCTGATGTAGGAATAGAAATAGTAAATCCTGAACAAGTTATTTGTACAATAACTACAGATAGAGAACTTGACATGGAATTTTTAGTTGATACTGGAGAAGGATTTGTAGTATCAGAAGAAATAGAAAGAAAAGACTGGGCTGTGGATTATATAGCTGTTGATGCTATCTACACTCCAATCAGAAAAGTTTCTTACAGTGTACAGGATACAATGGTAGGAAGAATGACTGATTTTGACAAACTTACTTTAGATATTGAAACTGATGGAAGTATTGAAATCAGAGATGCACTATCTTATGCAGTAGAATTATTAAAATTACATTTTGATCCATTCTTAGAATTAGGAAACAAAATGGAAAATCTAAGAGTAGAAGCTGAAGAGGAAGAAGAAAACCCTGTAAGCCATGCAAAAGATGACAATATTCTTAATACAAAGATAGAAGAACTTGATTTAACAGTTAGATCTTTCAACTGTTTAAAGAAAGCTGGAATAGAGGAAGTTAGTCAATTGGCTAAACTGTCACTTAACGAACTTCTAAAAATTAAAAATCTGGGAAGAAAATCTTTAGATGAGATCCTAGAAAAAATGAAAGAATTAGGATATGATCTATCTCAGAATGGATCTCCTGAGTAA
- the rpsD gene encoding 30S ribosomal protein S4 has product MARNRQPVLKKCRALGIDPVVLGVNKSSKRGPRPNANKKPTEYAIQLREKQKAKFIYNVMEKQFRKIYEEAARKLGVTGLTLIEYLERRLENVVYRLGFAKTRRQARQVVSHGHVAVNGRRVNIASYRVKVGDVVSVIENSKNLDIIKTAVEESRVPAWLELDKAAFSGKVIQNPTKDDLDFDLNESLIVEFYSR; this is encoded by the coding sequence ATGGCAAGAAATAGACAGCCTGTATTGAAGAAATGTAGAGCTCTAGGAATTGATCCAGTAGTTTTAGGAGTTAATAAATCTTCTAAAAGAGGACCAAGACCAAACGCTAACAAAAAACCTACAGAGTACGCAATTCAATTAAGAGAAAAACAAAAAGCTAAATTTATATATAACGTAATGGAAAAACAATTTAGAAAAATATACGAGGAAGCAGCTAGAAAACTTGGAGTTACTGGTTTGACTTTAATCGAATACCTAGAAAGAAGACTTGAAAATGTAGTTTACAGACTTGGGTTTGCAAAAACTAGAAGACAAGCTAGACAAGTTGTGTCTCATGGTCATGTAGCTGTAAATGGAAGAAGAGTTAATATCGCTTCTTACAGAGTAAAAGTAGGAGATGTAGTATCTGTTATAGAAAATTCTAAAAACTTAGATATCATCAAAACTGCTGTTGAAGAATCAAGAGTTCCAGCTTGGCTAGAACTTGATAAAGCAGCTTTCTCTGGTAAAGTTATTCAAAATCCAACTAAAGATGACTTAGATTTCGATCTAAATGAATCATTAATAGTTGAGTTCTACTCTAGATAA
- the rpsK gene encoding 30S ribosomal protein S11, whose product MAKKKVAKIKKKLKNIPNGVAHIHSTFNNTIVAITDAEGKVVSWRSGGTSGFKGTKKGTPFAAQIAAEQAANIAMENGMKKVEVKVKGPGSGREACIRSLQAAGLEVTKITDVTPVPHNGCRPPKRRRV is encoded by the coding sequence TTGGCTAAAAAGAAAGTAGCTAAGATTAAAAAGAAATTGAAAAATATTCCTAACGGAGTTGCCCATATACATTCAACTTTTAACAACACAATAGTTGCTATTACTGATGCAGAAGGGAAAGTTGTAAGTTGGAGATCAGGAGGAACTTCTGGTTTCAAAGGAACTAAGAAAGGAACTCCATTTGCAGCTCAAATTGCAGCTGAACAAGCAGCAAACATAGCTATGGAAAATGGAATGAAAAAAGTAGAAGTTAAAGTGAAAGGTCCAGGTTCTGGAAGAGAAGCTTGTATCAGATCTTTACAAGCAGCTGGATTAGAAGTAACAAAAATTACTGATGTTACTCCAGTTCCACACAATGGTTGTAGACCACCAAAAAGAAGAAGAGTGTAG
- the rpsM gene encoding 30S ribosomal protein S13: protein MARIAGVDIPRNKRVEIALTYIYGIGKPTSQRILTEAGVNFDTRVKDLTEEEVNKIRAIIETVKVEGDLRKDVRLSIKRLMDIKCYRGLRHKMNLPVRGQSSKTNARTVKGPKKPIKR, encoded by the coding sequence TTGGCTAGAATAGCAGGAGTAGATATCCCAAGAAATAAGAGAGTTGAGATAGCTTTAACTTACATTTACGGAATTGGAAAACCAACTTCACAAAGAATATTGACTGAAGCTGGAGTTAACTTCGACACAAGAGTGAAAGATTTAACTGAAGAAGAAGTAAATAAGATCAGAGCCATTATAGAAACTGTTAAGGTAGAGGGAGATCTTAGAAAAGACGTAAGACTTTCTATTAAAAGACTTATGGATATCAAATGTTACAGAGGATTAAGACACAAAATGAATCTACCTGTAAGAGGACAAAGTTCAAAAACTAATGCAAGAACTGTTAAAGGTCCTAAGAAACCAATCAAAAGATAA
- the infA gene encoding translation initiation factor IF-1, producing MSKKDVIELEGTILEALPNAMFKVELENGHTILGHISGKMRMNYIKILPGDGVTVQISPYDLSRGRIVYRKKN from the coding sequence ATGTCGAAAAAAGATGTTATCGAATTAGAAGGTACTATTTTAGAGGCCCTTCCAAATGCAATGTTTAAAGTTGAATTAGAAAATGGGCATACTATTTTAGGCCACATTTCTGGTAAGATGAGAATGAATTATATTAAAATTTTACCTGGAGATGGAGTAACTGTACAAATCTCTCCTTATGACTTGTCAAGGGGTAGAATCGTATACAGGAAAAAAAATTAA